A genomic stretch from Nocardia wallacei includes:
- a CDS encoding group I truncated hemoglobin, protein MSITSWFRSKSEPAAVAEPGTIYEQIGGREALEAVVEDFYVRVLADAELAPFFTGTNMSRLKGRQVEFFAAALGGPEPYTGAPMKQVHQGRGITMHHFGLVAGHLTDALKAAGVPDDLVAQIIGAVAPLADDIASATG, encoded by the coding sequence ATGAGCATCACGTCATGGTTCAGGTCCAAGTCCGAGCCGGCCGCGGTGGCCGAGCCGGGCACGATCTACGAGCAGATCGGCGGCCGGGAAGCGCTCGAGGCAGTCGTCGAGGATTTCTACGTGCGTGTCCTCGCCGATGCCGAACTGGCCCCGTTCTTCACCGGTACCAACATGTCTCGGCTGAAGGGCCGTCAGGTCGAATTCTTCGCCGCCGCACTGGGCGGGCCCGAGCCGTATACCGGTGCGCCCATGAAACAGGTGCACCAGGGCCGCGGTATCACGATGCACCACTTCGGGCTGGTTGCCGGGCATCTCACCGACGCGCTGAAGGCCGCGGGTGTCCCCGACGATCTGGTCGCCCAGATCATCGGCGCCGTAGCCCCGTTGGCCGACGACATCGCCTCGGCCACCGGATAG
- a CDS encoding DUF2637 domain-containing protein, producing MTGTDYRAGAHAVRSSDPAHHRAATGAQGGKPAGARTAEETAAIRFFWGELLLVAAMSIAGNIVHAWINAPTGKHWVAAFVASFPPVALLAATHGVGLLVRAQNKARLAYWAVVALTAAIAGVAFRLSFDALRELSTQVGMSEHLAWLFPLIIDGAIGQATIALLVLARTDRTAGADEVRTAPEPVRTDDPVRTVSVREVRTETYSRSAELTAQQPAGVIETGPRTALEPSAPDPWQRIAESVCGADPAGRRDTGKVAAILRLKFEENWSHARIAEHVELSKTAVTRTITAAREQYDVDAAVPARIERDREDREEEPATLTD from the coding sequence ATGACCGGCACCGATTACCGGGCCGGTGCGCACGCGGTGCGCAGTAGCGACCCTGCGCACCACCGCGCCGCGACCGGTGCGCAGGGCGGGAAACCGGCTGGTGCGCGGACCGCTGAGGAGACCGCGGCGATCCGGTTCTTCTGGGGTGAGTTGTTGCTCGTGGCGGCGATGTCGATCGCGGGCAACATCGTGCACGCCTGGATCAACGCACCGACCGGAAAGCACTGGGTCGCCGCGTTCGTGGCAAGTTTCCCGCCAGTAGCGTTGCTGGCAGCAACCCACGGCGTCGGCCTGCTCGTGCGCGCCCAGAACAAAGCCCGCCTCGCGTACTGGGCTGTTGTCGCGCTCACCGCCGCTATCGCCGGGGTCGCGTTCCGATTGTCGTTCGACGCCTTGCGGGAACTGTCGACCCAGGTCGGGATGAGCGAACACCTGGCGTGGCTGTTCCCGCTCATCATCGACGGCGCCATCGGGCAAGCCACCATCGCACTACTGGTGCTGGCACGCACCGACCGCACCGCCGGTGCCGACGAGGTGCGCACCGCGCCGGAACCGGTGCGCACCGACGACCCCGTACGCACCGTGTCGGTGCGCGAGGTCCGCACCGAGACCTACTCGCGCTCAGCGGAACTGACCGCACAGCAACCGGCCGGAGTGATCGAGACCGGCCCGCGCACCGCCCTCGAACCGAGCGCACCGGACCCGTGGCAGCGCATCGCCGAATCGGTGTGCGGTGCGGACCCGGCCGGGCGCCGCGACACCGGCAAGGTTGCCGCGATTTTGCGGTTGAAGTTCGAGGAGAACTGGTCCCACGCGCGGATCGCCGAACACGTCGAGCTGAGCAAGACCGCGGTCACCCGGACCATCACCGCGGCCCGCGAGCAGTACGACGTCGACGCCGCGGTGCCCGCGCGGATCGAGCGCGACCGCGAGGACAGGGAGGAGGAACCGGCCACCCTGACCGACTGA
- a CDS encoding helix-turn-helix domain-containing protein, translating to MSSVNRVRPTVTPGSQRRHVSWVESKISEKPCVPGDLIKLREAALVADGVHPTTVRRWIARGILKAYRRLPSGALYVSKADVTALVQPVESGGVA from the coding sequence ATGTCCAGTGTAAATCGCGTGCGTCCAACGGTGACGCCTGGCAGCCAGCGCAGGCACGTCAGTTGGGTCGAATCCAAAATCTCCGAAAAACCCTGTGTTCCAGGAGATTTGATCAAACTTCGCGAAGCGGCCCTTGTCGCTGATGGCGTACATCCGACAACGGTTCGCAGGTGGATCGCCCGCGGCATTCTCAAGGCGTACCGCCGCCTTCCGTCGGGTGCCCTCTACGTGAGCAAGGCAGATGTCACCGCCTTGGTGCAGCCGGTCGAGTCGGGCGGTGTCGCATGA
- a CDS encoding GntR family transcriptional regulator: MPEPAYVAIAAEYARQIRSGQLPAGTQMRSLNELVERHGVSKIVIIQAIQLLERQGLVRTVPRRGTFVTDHPHLVRVAPERQMEDPEDTFGHEAGGEVRVVRETERLSASEDLADMLEISTGAEVLHTVTRATEDGRPISISDTYQPTEAPDISAAKVLEETVADRIPRDQHAKWLGTPAGDLVKTIQQRYLGPDGEVLMLSDISYPRDRYDKFVFRMELTQPLKQSPTE, from the coding sequence ATGCCTGAACCCGCATACGTTGCCATCGCCGCGGAGTACGCACGTCAAATCCGAAGTGGTCAACTCCCCGCCGGCACCCAGATGCGGAGCCTCAACGAACTGGTCGAGCGGCATGGCGTATCGAAGATCGTCATCATCCAGGCGATCCAGCTGCTGGAGCGCCAAGGGCTGGTTCGGACCGTCCCCCGTCGCGGTACATTCGTCACCGACCATCCGCATCTAGTTCGCGTGGCACCTGAGCGGCAGATGGAAGACCCTGAGGACACGTTCGGTCACGAGGCTGGCGGAGAGGTCCGTGTAGTGCGAGAGACCGAGCGGCTGTCCGCGTCAGAAGATCTCGCAGACATGCTCGAGATCTCAACTGGGGCCGAGGTGCTGCACACGGTCACCCGCGCCACAGAGGATGGCCGACCGATCTCGATATCCGACACCTACCAGCCAACCGAGGCGCCGGACATCTCGGCAGCCAAGGTGCTTGAGGAAACGGTGGCGGATCGCATCCCGCGGGATCAGCATGCCAAATGGCTTGGCACGCCTGCGGGCGACCTCGTCAAGACGATCCAACAGCGGTACCTCGGTCCCGATGGAGAGGTGCTGATGCTGTCCGACATCTCCTACCCCCGGGACCGTTACGACAAGTTCGTCTTCCGGATGGAACTCACGCAGCCGCTGAAGCAGTCCCCCACCGAATAG
- a CDS encoding tyrosine-type recombinase/integrase — protein sequence MTSDLDDIRELADDFATELRRKNRSPRTIDGYLQHITYFAAWLIANELPTVAPAITRDHLGRYMETLLTRTNLRTGEPLSPEYARGQFRSLQQFFKYLKAEEIIVDNPFDRMTLPDAPEQQVPVPPLDDLKKLLAECGGTSFEDRRDTGIIRLFLDTGCRRGELAALSVDDLDFAENTATVLGKGRRPRTVPFGDKTRTALRRYLRIRAQHPKAVNEEPALWLGKFGPMTDHGIGQMVERRCQAAGIDHIHPHQFRHFFAHNWLDNGGQEQDLMMLAGWRSRQMLAKYGKSVADERAKAAHRRARLGDQL from the coding sequence ATGACCTCGGATTTGGACGACATCCGGGAGCTGGCGGATGACTTCGCGACAGAGCTGCGGCGCAAGAACCGTAGCCCGCGCACCATCGACGGCTACCTCCAGCACATCACGTATTTCGCCGCCTGGCTGATCGCGAACGAGCTTCCCACGGTCGCACCGGCGATCACACGAGACCACCTCGGCAGGTACATGGAGACCCTGCTCACCCGGACGAATCTGCGGACCGGTGAACCGTTGTCACCGGAGTACGCCCGCGGCCAGTTTCGAAGCCTTCAGCAGTTCTTCAAGTACCTGAAGGCGGAAGAAATCATCGTCGACAACCCGTTCGACCGGATGACGCTGCCGGACGCGCCGGAGCAACAGGTTCCGGTGCCACCTCTCGATGACCTGAAAAAACTACTCGCCGAGTGCGGGGGCACCAGTTTCGAAGACCGCCGCGATACCGGAATCATCCGCCTGTTCCTCGACACCGGTTGTCGCCGTGGCGAACTCGCGGCCTTGTCCGTCGACGACCTCGACTTCGCGGAGAACACTGCGACCGTATTGGGCAAAGGCCGCCGACCGCGGACTGTCCCGTTCGGGGACAAGACGCGCACGGCGCTACGCCGGTACTTGCGGATCCGAGCCCAGCACCCGAAGGCCGTCAACGAGGAACCCGCACTGTGGCTGGGGAAGTTCGGGCCGATGACCGATCACGGCATCGGACAGATGGTCGAGCGCCGGTGTCAGGCCGCCGGCATCGACCACATCCATCCACACCAGTTCCGGCACTTCTTCGCGCACAACTGGCTCGACAACGGCGGCCAGGAACAAGACCTCATGATGCTGGCGGGTTGGCGGTCACGGCAGATGCTGGCGAAGTACGGAAAGTCTGTCGCGGATGAACGCGCGAAGGCGGCGCACCGCCGAGCGCGGTTGGGTGACCAGCTGTAG
- a CDS encoding nitroreductase family deazaflavin-dependent oxidoreductase, with protein sequence MAGLFVRVLRGHQWVYEKSGGVVGHRLLFGNPTLLLRTVGRKTGQARTSALTYAQDGTDYVVTASNGGSPRPPGWLANVKARPDCEIQVGRRRIPVTARATYPDDPDYARRWQLADKVNKGRYTQYQTMTERPIALVVLSPRT encoded by the coding sequence GTGGCGGGATTGTTCGTGCGGGTTCTGCGGGGGCATCAGTGGGTGTACGAGAAGTCGGGTGGGGTGGTGGGGCACCGGCTGCTGTTCGGGAATCCGACGTTGTTGCTGCGGACGGTGGGGCGGAAGACGGGGCAGGCGCGGACCAGTGCGCTGACCTATGCGCAGGACGGGACGGATTATGTGGTCACGGCGTCCAATGGCGGGTCGCCGCGGCCGCCGGGGTGGCTGGCGAATGTGAAGGCGCGGCCCGACTGCGAGATCCAGGTCGGGCGGCGGCGGATACCCGTCACCGCCCGCGCCACCTATCCGGACGACCCGGACTACGCCCGGCGGTGGCAGCTGGCCGACAAGGTGAACAAGGGCCGGTACACGCAATACCAGACGATGACCGAACGGCCGATCGCGCTCGTCGTG